One window from the genome of Pyxicephalus adspersus chromosome 6, UCB_Pads_2.0, whole genome shotgun sequence encodes:
- the CSNK2A1 gene encoding casein kinase II subunit alpha isoform X2 — MSGPVPSRARVYTDVNTHRPREYWDYESHVVEWGNQDDYQLVRKLGRGKYSEVFEAINITNNEKVVVKILKPVKKKKIKREIKILENLRGGPNIITLADIVKDPVSRTPALVFEHVNNTDFKQLYQTLTDYDIRFYMYEILKALDYCHSMGIMHRDVKPHNVMIDHEHRKLRLIDWGLAEFYHPGQEYNVRVASRYFKGPELLVDYQMYDYSLDMWSLGCMLASMIFRKEPFFHGHDNYDQLVRIAKVLGTEDLYDYIDKYNIELDPRFNDILGRHSRKRWERFVHSENQHLVSPEALDFLDKLLRYDHQTRLTAREAMDHPYFYPIVKDQSRMGSSNMPSGSTPVSSASMMSGISTVPTPSALGSLAGSPVISATNTLGTPVAATAGAPQ; from the exons ATGTCGGGACCTGTGCCAAGCCGGGCCCGTGTCTACACGGATGTGAACACACACAGACCCCGGGAATATTGGGACTACGAATCGCATGTTGTAGAATGGGG AAACCAGGATGACTACCAGCTGGTGAGAAAGCTTGGTCGAGGCAAGTACAGTGAAGTCTTCGAAGCCATTAACATCACCAATAACGAGAAAGTCGTGGTTAAAATTCTCAAG CCcgtgaagaagaagaaaattaaGCGTGAAATCAAGATTCTGGAGAATTTGCGAGGCGGACCCAACATCATCACACTGGCTGACATAGTGAAAGATCCTGTG tccAGAACGCCGGCCCTGGTATTTGAACACGTTAACAACACAGATTTTAAG CAGTTATATCAAACTCTAACAGATTACGACATTAGGTTCTATATGTATGAAATATTAAAG GCCCTGGATTATTGTCACAGTATGGGTATCATGCACAGGGACGTGAAGCCTCATAATGTTATGATTGATCATGAGCACAGAAAG CTTCGACTAATAGATTGGGGTCTTGCAGAATTCTATCACCCGGGCCAGGAATACAATGTGAGAGTTGCATCCAGATACTTTAAAGGGCCAGAGCTGCTTGTTGATTATCAG ATGTATGATTACAGTCTAGATATGTGGAGCTTGGGCTGTATGCTAGCCAGCATGATCTTTAGAAAGGAGCCATTTTTCCATGGACACGACAACTATGATCAG ctGGTAAGAATAGCCAAAGTGCTGGGCACAGAGGACTTGTATGATTATATTGATAAGTACAATATTGAACTGGATCCTCGCTTCAATGATATTTTGGGCAG ACATTCCCGTAAGAGGTGGGAACGCTTTGTGCACAGTGAAAATCAACACTTGGTCAGTCCAGAGGCTCTGGATTTCCTGGACAAACTGCTGCGATACGACCACCAGACACGACTGACTGCTCGTGAAGCCATGGACCACCCTTACTTCT ACCCCATTGTGAAGGACCAGTCTCGGATGGGCTCCTCTAATATGCCCAGTGGCAGCACCCCAGTCAGTAGCGCCAGTATGATGTCAG gGATTTCCACGGTGCCAACTCCCTCAGCTCTGGGTTCTCTAGCTGGATCACCAGTCATCTCTGCAACCAACACCCTTGGGACGCCCGTCGCAGCCACTGCCGGAGCCCCCCAGTAG
- the CSNK2A1 gene encoding casein kinase II subunit alpha isoform X1, giving the protein MSGPVPSRARVYTDVNTHRPREYWDYESHVVEWGNQDDYQLVRKLGRGKYSEVFEAINITNNEKVVVKILKPVKKKKIKREIKILENLRGGPNIITLADIVKDPVSRTPALVFEHVNNTDFKQLYQTLTDYDIRFYMYEILKALDYCHSMGIMHRDVKPHNVMIDHEHRKLRLIDWGLAEFYHPGQEYNVRVASRYFKGPELLVDYQMYDYSLDMWSLGCMLASMIFRKEPFFHGHDNYDQLVRIAKVLGTEDLYDYIDKYNIELDPRFNDILGRHSRKRWERFVHSENQHLVSPEALDFLDKLLRYDHQTRLTAREAMDHPYFYPIVKDQSRMGSSNMPSGSTPVSSASMMSGQSQPKSSVRDKSGISTVPTPSALGSLAGSPVISATNTLGTPVAATAGAPQ; this is encoded by the exons ATGTCGGGACCTGTGCCAAGCCGGGCCCGTGTCTACACGGATGTGAACACACACAGACCCCGGGAATATTGGGACTACGAATCGCATGTTGTAGAATGGGG AAACCAGGATGACTACCAGCTGGTGAGAAAGCTTGGTCGAGGCAAGTACAGTGAAGTCTTCGAAGCCATTAACATCACCAATAACGAGAAAGTCGTGGTTAAAATTCTCAAG CCcgtgaagaagaagaaaattaaGCGTGAAATCAAGATTCTGGAGAATTTGCGAGGCGGACCCAACATCATCACACTGGCTGACATAGTGAAAGATCCTGTG tccAGAACGCCGGCCCTGGTATTTGAACACGTTAACAACACAGATTTTAAG CAGTTATATCAAACTCTAACAGATTACGACATTAGGTTCTATATGTATGAAATATTAAAG GCCCTGGATTATTGTCACAGTATGGGTATCATGCACAGGGACGTGAAGCCTCATAATGTTATGATTGATCATGAGCACAGAAAG CTTCGACTAATAGATTGGGGTCTTGCAGAATTCTATCACCCGGGCCAGGAATACAATGTGAGAGTTGCATCCAGATACTTTAAAGGGCCAGAGCTGCTTGTTGATTATCAG ATGTATGATTACAGTCTAGATATGTGGAGCTTGGGCTGTATGCTAGCCAGCATGATCTTTAGAAAGGAGCCATTTTTCCATGGACACGACAACTATGATCAG ctGGTAAGAATAGCCAAAGTGCTGGGCACAGAGGACTTGTATGATTATATTGATAAGTACAATATTGAACTGGATCCTCGCTTCAATGATATTTTGGGCAG ACATTCCCGTAAGAGGTGGGAACGCTTTGTGCACAGTGAAAATCAACACTTGGTCAGTCCAGAGGCTCTGGATTTCCTGGACAAACTGCTGCGATACGACCACCAGACACGACTGACTGCTCGTGAAGCCATGGACCACCCTTACTTCT ACCCCATTGTGAAGGACCAGTCTCGGATGGGCTCCTCTAATATGCCCAGTGGCAGCACCCCAGTCAGTAGCGCCAGTATGATGTCAGGTCAGTCCCAGCCCAAGTCCAGTGTCCGTGACAAGTCAG gGATTTCCACGGTGCCAACTCCCTCAGCTCTGGGTTCTCTAGCTGGATCACCAGTCATCTCTGCAACCAACACCCTTGGGACGCCCGTCGCAGCCACTGCCGGAGCCCCCCAGTAG